Below is a window of Synechococcus sp. RSCCF101 DNA.
TGCCGCCCAGCTGAGCCGCAGCCTGCTGCTGTCGTCGCGGGCCCGCATCGACACCAAGCCGCAGCTGGAGATCGTCGCCGACGACGTGCGCTGCACCCACGGCGCCACCGTGAGCAGCCTGCGTCAGGAGGAGCTCTTCTATCTCCGCAGCCGCGGCATTGATGCGGCCACCGCCAGTCGTCTGCTTCGGCGCGGCTACTGCCAGGAGATCCTCTCCGACCTCCCCGCGGCCGCGGCAGCATGGCAACCCCTGGAGCGTGTGCTCAGCGCCGGCTCACCGATCACGCTCCCCGCCTGATCCCCCTGTTCCCTCCCGCCCGAGCGGATGTCGATCCTGAACGCGATCCCGGCCGACACCGTCGCTGCGCCGGCCAGTTCATCCCTGACCCTGGCCGATCGCACCCGGCCGGATTTCCCGATCCTTGAGCAGACCACCGCCGACGGCCGGCCCCTGCTCTACCTCGATCACGCCGCCACGAGCCAGAAGCCCCGTCAGGTGCTGGAGGCCATCTCGGCCTACTACGCCAACGACAACGCCAATGTGCACAGGGGCGCGCACCAGCTGAGCGCCCGCGCCACGGAAGGCTTCGAGAACGCCCGCTCCACCGTCAGCCGCTTCATCGGGGCCGGCGGACCACGGGAAATCGTCTTCACCCGCAACGCCAGCGAGGCCATCAACCTGGTGGCCCGCACCTGGGGTGATGCCAGCCTTCAGCCCGGCGACGAGGTGGTGGTCTCCGTCATGGAGCACCACAGCAACCTCGTTCCCTGGCAGCTTCTGGCCCAGCGCACCGGCTGCGTGCTCCGGCCGGTGGGCATCGACGCCAGCGGCCGGCTCAATCTCGCCGAGTTCCGCTCCCTGCTCGGCCCCCGCACCCGGCTCGTGAGCCTGGTGCACGTGAGCAACACCCTCGGCACCTGCAATCCCATCTCGGAGATCGCCGACATGGCCCACCGGGCCGGGGCACTGGTGCTGGCGGATGCCTGCCAGAGCCTTCCCCACCAGCCCGTGACCGTGACGGAGCTCGATGTCGACTTCCTCGTCGGCTCCTCCCACAAGCTCTGCGGCCCCACCGGCATGGGCTTCCTCTGGGGCCGCGAGGCGCTGCTCGAGAGCATGCCGCCCTTCCTGGGCGGCGGCGAGATGATCGATGAGGTGTTCCTCGATCACAGCACCTGGGCCGGGCTGCCCCACAAGTTCGAGGCCGGCACCCCGGCCATCGGCGAGGCCATCGGTATGGCGGCGGCCATCGATTACCTCTCGGCTCTGGGCCTCGAGCGGATTCACCTCTGGGAGCAGCAGCTCACCGCTCACCTGTTCGAGCGTCTCGAGGCGATCGACGGCCTGACGGTCCTCGGCCCGAGCCCGGCTCAGCAGCCCCACCGGGGGGCCCTGGCCGCCTTTGTCGTGGAGGGTCTCCACGCCAACGACATCGCCGAACTGCTGGATGTGCAGGGCATCTGCATCCGCAGCGGTCACCACTGCACCCAGCCATTGCACCGGCTCCTGGGTCTGCCGGCCAGCGCACGCGCCAGCCTCAGCTTCACCACCACCCCGGCCGATATCGACCGCTTCGCCGAGGAGCTTCAGGGCACCATCGCCATGCTCCGCGGCTGAGCACTGCCGCCGCAGCGCCGCCCGCGGGGATCAGCCGTCCAGGCCAAGGTGATGCCGGAAGAAGGCTTCCGTGGCCTCCAGCACCTGCTGCTGCACCCGGCTGTCGCGAAAGCCGTGACCCTCATCGGCAAACGTGTGCAGCTCCACCGGCACACCTCGCTGCCGCAGGGCTGCGGCCATCCGCTCGCTGTGCTCGGGCGGCACCACCCGGTCCCTCAGCCCCTGGAAGAGGATCACCGGCGCTGTGATCCGCTCCACCTGGTGCAGGGGTGAGCGGGCTTCATAGATTGAGCGGGCCTCCGGCCAGGGCCCGATCAGCCGATCGAGGTAGTGCGCCTCGAAGCGGTGGGTGGCCTGGGCGAGCAACGCCGGATCGCAGACGGGATAGCGACAGGCCCCCGCCTGGAACAGGCCGGTGAAGGCAAGGCAGGCCAGGGTGGTGAAACCGCCGGCGCTGCCACCCTCCATGGCGATCCGCTCCGGATGGGCCCGGCCGGCGTCGATCAGAGCCCGGGCGGCGGCGGCGCAGTCCGCCACATCCACCACGCCCCAGCCGCCATCGAGCCGCTCCCGGTAGGCGCGACCGAACCCGGTGGAACCGCCGTAGTTCACATCCACCACCCCCCAGCCGCGGCTGGTCCAGAAGCGGATCAGGGGGCTGAAGGAGGGACGGGCCATGGAGGTGGGGCCGCTGTGGACCTTCACCAGCAGAGGGGCGGGACCTGTGGCCGGAGTGGCCGGCGGGTGGTACCAGGCCTGCGTCCGGGCCCCGCTGGCGCCCGAAAACCAGAGGACCTCCGGCTCCCGGATCGCGGCGGCGGCCACGGGCAGATCGGCGCAGGGGAGATGGGTCCAGCGGCCGGCAGGGGATCCTGGCGTTCCGTTCCGGGTGCGCAGATGCAGCAGCCCCGGCGCGGTGCGGGCGGAGGCCGCCACCGCCACCACCGATCCGTTCTCCCCGTCCAGCCAGGCCAGGTCATCGAAGGGCGTGGCCAGCTCCCGCCACTGGCTCGGTGCCGCAATCGCCCCCAGTCGCCAGCGTCCCTGCCGGCACGAGGCACTGATCAGCTGCTCGCCGTCCCAGGCGGTGGTGCGCATGCCATAGGCCCACTGGGGCATGGCGAACTCCTCCTCCGCCGGCATCAGGGGTTGCCAGGTCGTTCCGCTGGTGCCGTCGGAGTCGCCGATGGGACTCCAGTTCTGGGCACCCTCGAGGCGCTCCAGATTCCAGAAGCCCGAGCGGTCCGAGGCCACCACCAGATCCCCGCTCCCCAGCCAGAGGGGCTGGAACAGGGAGCAGGGAGCGGCCTGATCGCCGGCGATCACACAGTCGCCCTCCAGCCGACCGTCCCTGCCGATGCGGGCCAGGTGCAGCCGACTCCGTTCCCACGGCATGGCATCCGATGCCCACTCGACCCAGCAGAGCCGGCTGCCATCCGGGCTGAGAGCGGCGTAGCCCAGAAAGGCCTCGCCCCGTTTCAGAAGCTCGGGTTCGCCGCCGCTGAGCGGCACGCTGACCAGGGCATCGCTGCCGCCGGCTTCCATCACACCGATCCAGCGCTGCCGCCGGTCGTCGATCAGGCCATCGGCGAACTGCCGTGCCGCCGGCTCGCACAGGCGCCGTTCGTCGCCGGGCCTGCAGGGACCTGATCCGACCGGCCACTCCAGCGTCCTGCTCCAGAGGCAGCC
It encodes the following:
- a CDS encoding prolyl oligopeptidase family serine peptidase translates to MQICIELRGDALMEGLPMSAPTPPPATGPDPLDSALATGRWPSIREPRLLASRLYWLEQRPGEGGRTTLMALPLASVPVGDGRRLDQLPAQEITPAPCDLRSRVHDYGGGVVALHQNGAGTTVVWVDDRDGCLWSRTLEWPVGSGPCRPGDERRLCEPAARQFADGLIDDRRQRWIGVMEAGGSDALVSVPLSGGEPELLKRGEAFLGYAALSPDGSRLCWVEWASDAMPWERSRLHLARIGRDGRLEGDCVIAGDQAAPCSLFQPLWLGSGDLVVASDRSGFWNLERLEGAQNWSPIGDSDGTSGTTWQPLMPAEEEFAMPQWAYGMRTTAWDGEQLISASCRQGRWRLGAIAAPSQWRELATPFDDLAWLDGENGSVVAVAASARTAPGLLHLRTRNGTPGSPAGRWTHLPCADLPVAAAAIREPEVLWFSGASGARTQAWYHPPATPATGPAPLLVKVHSGPTSMARPSFSPLIRFWTSRGWGVVDVNYGGSTGFGRAYRERLDGGWGVVDVADCAAAARALIDAGRAHPERIAMEGGSAGGFTTLACLAFTGLFQAGACRYPVCDPALLAQATHRFEAHYLDRLIGPWPEARSIYEARSPLHQVERITAPVILFQGLRDRVVPPEHSERMAAALRQRGVPVELHTFADEGHGFRDSRVQQQVLEATEAFFRHHLGLDG
- a CDS encoding SufS family cysteine desulfurase, which gives rise to MSILNAIPADTVAAPASSSLTLADRTRPDFPILEQTTADGRPLLYLDHAATSQKPRQVLEAISAYYANDNANVHRGAHQLSARATEGFENARSTVSRFIGAGGPREIVFTRNASEAINLVARTWGDASLQPGDEVVVSVMEHHSNLVPWQLLAQRTGCVLRPVGIDASGRLNLAEFRSLLGPRTRLVSLVHVSNTLGTCNPISEIADMAHRAGALVLADACQSLPHQPVTVTELDVDFLVGSSHKLCGPTGMGFLWGREALLESMPPFLGGGEMIDEVFLDHSTWAGLPHKFEAGTPAIGEAIGMAAAIDYLSALGLERIHLWEQQLTAHLFERLEAIDGLTVLGPSPAQQPHRGALAAFVVEGLHANDIAELLDVQGICIRSGHHCTQPLHRLLGLPASARASLSFTTTPADIDRFAEELQGTIAMLRG